A genomic segment from Capra hircus breed San Clemente chromosome 15, ASM170441v1, whole genome shotgun sequence encodes:
- the LOC106502890 gene encoding interferon-induced very large GTPase 1 isoform X1 — protein MERQRWLREILDEMTFAAAKHEQCSEVCHFSDVIKFDVKNHICYFAHLWEGSPPMAPPNPCYSHNVQELKSRILKHAKEESRGRILKISELKIRVRDLWKALVNENFIFRFKNTREVMAMNKLETVYRSWTWELRSYVLDLQNQLTNQIQKGEVKEIKRSSIENQFVEKYEAIKQELERYFLEDRDRSILSQRKGIFKDNLKNLKDDLIVEIMRKCENLINGKKIQDLFKEQKVKLEHKLLEKIRGMAKSPCRKELHDKELRDMFNKIWSENISILLPPTLASAEGPDIDIELENVLLEHFKQHRNIVNKIQYRDTKKNFLSIILNMLSPLKSSQYMGPLRKSLKKIS, from the coding sequence atggaaaggcaaaggtGGCTGCGAGAGATATTGGATGAAATGACATTCGCAGCAGCCAAACATGAACAGTGCTCAGAGGTGTGTCACTTCAGTGATGTCATTAAGTTTGATGTCAAGAACCACATCTGTTACTTTGCTCACCTCTGGGAAGGGTCTCCCCCAATGGCCCCTCCTAATCCCTGCTATAGCCACAATGTTCAGGAGCTGAAAAGCAGGATTCTTAAGCATGCCAAAGAAGAATCCAGAGGAAGAATTTTGAAGATATCAGAACTTAAAATCAGGGTACGGGATTTATGGAAGGCCTTAGTGAATGAGAACTTCATTTTCAGGTTCAAGAACACTCGGGAGGTCATGGCTATGAATAAACTGGAGACTGTGTACAGGAGCTGGACCTGGGAGCTGAGAAGTTATGTGCTGGACTTGCAGAATCAGCTGACTAACCAGATTCAGAAAGGAGAAGTTAAAGAGATCAAGAGAAGCTCAATTGAGAATCAATTTGTGGAAAAATATGAAGCCATTAAGCAAGAACTTGAAAGATATTTTCTAGAAGATAGAGATAGAAGTATCTTGTCTCAGAGGAAAGGaatatttaaagataatttgAAGAATCTTAAAGATGATCTTATAGTAGAAATCATGAGAAAATGTGAAAATCtaatcaatggaaagaaaatacAAGACCTTTTCAAGGAGCAAAAAGTAAAACTGGAACATAAGTTATTAGAAAAAATCAGAGGGATGGCTAAGTCCCCCTGTAGGAAAGAATTACATGATAAGGAACTGAGAGATATGTTCAACAAGATCTGGTCAGAGAACATCTCCATTCTGTTGCCTCCCACACTTGCATCTGCTGAGGGGCCTGATATTGATATTGAGTTAGAGAATGTTCTCCTGGAGCATTTTAAACAGCACCGCAATATTGTGAACAAAATTCAGTATcgtgatacaaaaaaaaattttctatcaATTATTCTAAACATGTTATCACCTCTCAAGAGTTCCCAGTATATGGGCCCTCTGAGGAAGAGTTTGAAAAAGATATCATAA
- the LOC106502890 gene encoding interferon-induced very large GTPase 1 isoform X2 codes for MTGVRRIKNSISCKKKETSIEQYKKEIEKEKLQIRCEQYHKVINLNDLMKSLLESLQSHLETHTELYFPQVLSMSMDQLTTTELEKLHQRHSSLLAQVRTEKQKQSKRDSLRRWEAELEAVSKEISDSALGIEHLLRELGQIYEALEEASSQTNTLFLSLPQMAADLMISGAPIELMDGDASYVPLRWVAAVFDKVSEKLGDKRVFVLSVLGLQNSGKSTLLNAMFGLQLSLSAGRHTRGAYMQLLKVDEMLREQLGFDFMLVVDTEGLKVSELVNKAQNEENELATFVIGLGNLTLINILGKDLSEIQDILQIALHAFLRMKQ; via the coding sequence ATGACTGGTGTAAGAAGGATAAAGAACTCCATCAGCTGCAAGAAAAAGGAAACGAGCATTGAACAATACAAGAAAGAAATTGAGAAGGAAAAGCTGCAGATACGCTGTGAACAGTATCACAAAGTCATTAACCTTAACGACCTGATGAAGTCCCTGCTTGAAAGCCTTCAGTCCCACCTGGAGACCCACACAGAGCTCTACTTTCCGCAGGTGCTGAGTATGTCAATGGACCAACTAACCACAACAGAGTTAGAGAAGCTCCACCAGAGGCACAGTTCTTTGTTGGCTCAAGTAAGAACAGAAAAGCAGAAGCAGTCAAAGAGAGACTCCCTCAGACGCTGGGAGGCTGAGCTAGAAGCTGTTTCCAAAGAAATCAGTGATTCCGCCCTGGGAATTGAGCACCTCTTGAGAGAGCTGGGTCAGATCTATGAAGCTTTGGAAGAAGCTTCCTCCCAAACAAATacactgtttctttctcttccccaaaTGGCTGCTGACCTGATGATATCTGGGGCTCCCATTGAACTGATGGATGGGGATGCTTCATATGTGCCCCTGAGGTGGGTGGCAGCTGTTTTTGACAAGGTCTCTGAAAAACTTGGAGACAAACGTGTGTTTGTTCTCTCTGTCCTTGGCTTGCAGAACTCAGGAAAGTCTACTCTGCTGAATGCAATGTTTGGGTTGCAGTTGAGCCTTAGTGCTGGAAGACATACTCGGGGTGCCTACATGCAGCTTCTGAAAGTGGACGAGATGCTCAGAGAACAGCTGGGCTTTGATTTTATGCTTGTTGTGGACACAGAAGGACTGAAAGTCTCAGAGCTCGTGAACAAAGCACAGAATGAGGAAAATGAGTTGGCAACCTTCGTTATTGGACTTGGAAACTTAACTCTAATCAATATTTTGGGAAAGGATCTTTCAGAAATACAAGATATTCTGCAAATAGCTCTCCATGCCTTTCTCAGGATGAAACAATAG
- the LOC102174952 gene encoding olfactory receptor 2D3-like: MGEGNQTFVLEFTLLGLSQDPKIQILLFCVFLIIYLLSVFGNLLIIILIQTDPQLHTPMYFFLKNLSFVDLCFSTSIVPQMLVHFLVKKKTISFAGCSLQIVVFLLAGCTECALLAMMSYDRYVAVCRPLHYSTLMTHRVCVQLAIVSWISGAFVCSVDSAFTLCLPYQGQNIINHYFCEPPALLKLASADTYNAEMALFSMGVIVLLAPVSLILVSYWHIISTVIRMQSGEGRLKAFSTCSSHLTVVVLYYGSGIFAYMRPNSKTMSERDKVISLFYSVMTSMLNPIIYSLRNKDVKGALRKLAGR, translated from the coding sequence ATGGGAGAAGGAAACCAAACTTTTGTGCTTGAATTTACCTTGCTGGGACTTTCACAGGATCCAAAGATCCAAATCTTGTTGTTCTGTGTTTTCCTGATCATTTACCTTCTCTCTGTTTTTGGAAACCTGCTCATAATAATCCTTATCCAAACTGACCCTCAACTTCACACtcccatgtactttttcctcaaAAACTTGTCCTTTGTTGATCTTTGTTTCTCTACAAGCATCGTTCCCCAGATGTTGGTCCACTTCCttgtgaaaaagaaaaccatttccTTTGCTGGGTGCTCACTACAGATAGTTGTCTTCCTCCTAGCAGGGTGTACAGAGTGTGCTCTTCTGGCGATGATGTCCTATGACCGTTATGTGGCAGTCTGCAGGCCCCTACACTATTCTACTCTCATGACCCACAGGGTTTGTGTCCAGTTGGCCATAGTGTCCTGGATCAGTGGGGCATTTGTGTGTTCAGTGGACAGTGCATTTACACTCTGTCTCCCCTACCAGGGACAGAACATAATTAATCACTATTTTTGTGAACCTCCTGCACTCCTGAAGCTGGCTTCTGCAGACACCTACAATGCTGAAATGGCCCTCTTTTCAATGGGTGTGATTGTTCTCCTAGCTCCTGTCTCTCTCATCCTGGTCTCTTATTGGCATATTATCTCCACTGTGATTCGGATGCAGTCAGGGGAGGGGAGGCTCAAGGCGTTCTCTACCTGTAGCTCCCATCTCACTGTTGTGGTTCTCTACTATGGCTCTGGAATATTTGCCTACATGAGACCCAATTCCAAGACAATGAGTGAAAGGGATAAGGTCATTTCTTTGTTCTATTCAGTTATGACTTCAATGTTGAACCCTATAATTTACAGCCTGAGGAACAAGGATGTGAAGggagctctgagaaaactggctGGAAGATAG